A region of Streptomyces sp. NBC_01267 DNA encodes the following proteins:
- a CDS encoding DedA family protein → MDLITLALPQEPADGIAGWAADLVDTMGGPGAGLAIALENLFPPLPSEVILPLTGFAAGQGVITLASALFWTTLGSVVGAAVLYWIGMLFGRERMHAIWARLPLVKASDLERTEEWFAKHGTKAVFFGRMVPIFRSLISVPAGLERMAMPVFLLLTTLGSLVWNSVLVMAGYWLGDQWDTVETYVGIVSKAVLVLVVAALLLYLVVRLRSRKSTAQHGRSS, encoded by the coding sequence ATGGATCTCATCACCCTGGCCCTGCCCCAGGAGCCCGCCGACGGCATCGCGGGATGGGCAGCTGACCTCGTGGACACAATGGGCGGCCCGGGAGCCGGCCTCGCCATCGCTCTGGAGAACCTCTTTCCGCCGCTGCCCAGTGAAGTGATCCTGCCGCTGACCGGATTCGCTGCGGGGCAGGGCGTCATCACGCTGGCCTCCGCCCTGTTCTGGACCACGCTCGGCTCGGTGGTGGGCGCCGCGGTGCTCTACTGGATCGGCATGCTGTTCGGGCGCGAGCGCATGCACGCCATTTGGGCCCGGCTCCCGCTGGTCAAGGCGTCCGACCTGGAGCGGACGGAGGAGTGGTTCGCCAAACACGGCACCAAGGCGGTCTTCTTCGGGCGTATGGTGCCGATCTTCCGTAGCCTCATCTCCGTGCCCGCCGGGCTGGAGCGCATGGCCATGCCCGTCTTCCTGCTGCTGACCACCCTGGGCAGCCTGGTGTGGAACTCGGTGCTCGTCATGGCGGGTTACTGGCTGGGCGACCAGTGGGACACCGTCGAGACGTACGTCGGCATCGTCAGCAAGGCCGTCCTGGTCCTGGTCGTCGCGGCACTGCTGCTCTACCTGGTGGTCCGCCTGCGCTCGCGCAAATCCACGGCGCAGCACGGCCGTTCCTCGTGA